Part of the Apostichopus japonicus isolate 1M-3 chromosome 13, ASM3797524v1, whole genome shotgun sequence genome is shown below.
TAATCACAACTTACAAATAAACCCTGTATTAATATCAActtgtgaaatattttataatcaGTTGTTGTAAAACCGAGTTACAAATTAAGAAGATACAAATTGGTAGTGATTCACTGTTACTTTCCTTATCAATTACACATCGCAATCGGTGgccaaaaaacacacacaaaagaaaaaaaatctgtcaTGCATAAGTGGTTTCATTGCTTTTaacttaatttttttcaaaacaagaaaagtcACAGAGCATTTTTCTATACTGTTACAAGTCATTACTGTTTATCCAATGGATTGTCTGCACATCTGCAGGGTTGTCCCTGGAGCTATTTCATACTCCAGGTACAACTATAAACTTTCTTTGGATTAGCTAGGTAGCCTTGGTAACTAGCATATTTTGACATCCCTGGTGGTTACATCCCTTCTCTAGCTTTATGTATGCATGGTAACTAGCTTCTGTGAAAATGTCTTGTATCCTTGAGATGCATATTTTGACATCCCTGGTGGTTACATCCCTTCTCTAGCTTTATCTATGCATGGTAACTAGCTTCTGTGGACATGTCTTGTTCCCTTGAGATGCATACTTTGATATCCCTGGTGGTGAATTCCTTATTTGAGCTTACCTAGGCATGGTAACTAGCTTCTGTGGATATGTCCTGTTCCATATCACTTGTCTCATAAGACATGACAATGGCCTCATCGGACGGAGGTTCCTCATTTTTCATCAGATATCCCAGAATTGCAAAGAAAACTGCGGACACAATGTAACTGAATGTAACCACAATGCTGAGGGATTGACCGACACCGCGGTCACAATAGCTCCACTCTGGAGAGGCATTCATGATAACAGGAACCtgtaaacaaagtaaaaacaaagccaaaaataaaaatgatatagCCATATTTTTGAACAATAGTTAATGTTACTAAGAATACTTAATTAAGGATTTGTAAATAGACATGCCTATTTTTCATGTGTCCTATACAGTGCTCGATACATACCAGCCTGAGTTGAATATCTTCTTAAATAATTAATATCTGATGAAATAGGCTGAGCAAATGCTTCTCTTTTTCGTCTTGTTAATTTCTTCTCAGTTAACAGGCAATTATAGAAATCTGATGAATGGActataatttatgttaaatttTGCTATCAACTATTACTTCAttatttgtaaacaaacttaACTTAGTCACGCTAACTGACCTCCACAGTTATGACATTTGtagaatatgaaaaaaaattgaaaaattgatcaaaatccaataaaaaaattaaaaaatgagaCGTACCAGGATTGGGCCGATGCAACCACCGATAATGGTGTAGACTGTAATATAAATTGCTGTTGCTTGTGTTCTGATGCTTGGGGAAAACAAATCctgtaaaatgaaaacaactgaCCTTTTAATCTTCAATATGGTTATGAATAAGAAGATTGGTAAAAGTCTTAACATTGCAGCTTTGTCGTTTTGAGTTCAATTCAGTAAAACAGTGACAATAAAATAGACTTAGTATCATTGTATACAACACTCTTATACTTTACACTTTCTTCAAACATTTCATCAGCAGATAATTCTGTAAAATCTGAAAAAAGTGGGAAATCTGTAAAAAAGGGGGGGAAGAAAGCCCTTAGAAAGGTCAAACCTCATTTTGCTTGACACTTTTTTAGATAGATGGAACTTTTCCTTTATAAATGTGTATTATGATAAATTTGCTTTCCTCTTATCTCATCTTATTTGGTAAACTATCTCTCACATCTACAGTATGTATGCATTTTCACAATCTTGCCTAGGTTTCAGTTTTTTACTTTACCTGTACGATGGCTGATGCCACTCCCAACCACGTCTCTGCTGCCAGGTAAGCCAAGAATAACATTGAATAAGACACTCTAGGATCATGCACCAGTAGTGCAGCAACTGTAAATGGTATTGCTAACAGTTGAGTAATTGTGATGATGTAAGCCTTGGCTGGTCTATGATCTTCTGAACACCTaaatagtattaaaaaaaacaacactggTAACTTTAACTGATAACTTTGTCTATCAAAAAATAAAGAATCACATTCACAgacttttttacattttctaccattttaatgaaatattgaaaacaaaaagcaaCGGTCAATTAATTTTTAGAAATGAACGTGACAGGACAGCTTCATTAAAAACATTTCTTACAAGATTTTATCTGAATATACTGTTGTTTTCTAAAATCTAGAAACTATCCATTTACTTAGTTAGAAGGAGGGGAGCAGAAagcactcaattttttttttagatcaaTCACTCATGAATTTACTACTGAGTCTAGTTACATTTTCAAGAACATTCATGGGCAGGGCATTTAAACAGTGAGAGTCCCATATATACTAATAATCATTGAGCCAATTGTCCGTTGAAGCATCACTATTGTCACCATCAATGGTTATGTTTCATGAATGCAACATCTTTATGTAGACCACTTGATGAATACATATCATGCTATATAGCTGCATTTATATGCAATGCATAGTACAAAGTACATCTGGGCTGCTGTAATGCACTTTTGCTTGAAGCATGGGCATAAGCCTATTCTATACTGCGCACTACCTTTCGTTCAGATAACAAATGTCAGAAGTGACTCATTACTTTTAAAATTGGCAAACCCTCCAATCACACcctacctcccccctccccctcaaaaaTCAACTAGTTTTCCTGTGAAATGTAAAGACTACATGAAATAGTGTCACTTTCCCTGCAAACTGAAACAGTGAAAAGAATAGTTGATTCCCTAACCCCATATTTGCAAAATATgcgaaagaaaaaaagttactttatttacttgtCAGCTAAATATCCAGCAACCAAGGAACTCATCCCACCTCCAAGAAAGACAATAATAGCTAAGATAAAACCAAATTGTCTAGATGGCAACATAAGCACCCTTGCATAGTAGGTGGCCAGCCAAGCTCCCAAGGCATAACCTCCAATGGCTCTTATTCCAGCAGCAATACAGAGCACCAAGAAAGGCTTGCAGGTCTTCAGACGAAACAATGTTTCCTGTAAAATACAAATTGGGAGGTAAATATGTTTACTGGATATAGGCTGTAATGTAGTCGAATGCAGTAGTAAAACAAGGGGTTGAGGTGAGTGAGTGAAGGGGAGggacaaaatttaaaatgtaaaacgaaaagaaaaaggaaagaaaaacagtcaAAAATATTTGTGGGAGGCAATATGTTCGGCAGTTAACTTTATGGTTGTGTTCTTTACTTCTTCGGAGCGGCTTATTGGTTGTAACCACATATTTATGTAAGTTAACATTGAGGAGTGTTCAAGTTCAGATATGTATCGATATGCGCAAATTGATCAGATTCGCAAACTTACGACCCAAATACAAATCTGTTTGTAATTTGAGACTATGTTAAAACTGCAAGTGATGGCATTTGCTGCTAATTTCTATTCATTTCCAAAGTACACAAAACTATCAGGtgtttctattattatttttttatatttattaactttatGACCTTTATCATCACATGCACTTAACAAGTTACATATCATCTGGACTACAATGACTAGTTTGAAAATGCCTCACTGGGCGTTGACAGGAGGGTTATCTATTCTTAACATATATAAATTTGCTCAGACtcagaaatattcaaaataacaataacTCCATGTATAAAcgaagcatttttttttcttgtgataTTTATATGAAAGTGCCTGACATACAAAATATTTAGTGGCAAGATACTGTTATACTAACCTTCAGAGTATAAGTTTTACCAAACAAAGGTGAAATTGTGGCCCGCTGAGGTTCATGAAGAGTAAAAAGAGCTAAGAGGATACAGACAGCCGATGTAATTGCTAATGAACCAAACGCCCATCTCCAACAAAATTCTGTAGTTATTGCACTGAGAGCATAGCCAGCTGCTCCACCTGTACAGAAATGAACACAATCGTTACATGCATGCACCAGTATCACAGGCCCGACATGCATAGACaactggggagggggagggagggggagggaaggggagggaaggggagggaaggggatggaaggggAGAGAACAAAGAGTGGTCACCctgtacccctccccccccccttcaccatATATGACTTCAAGTTGACGTAGACCTGCATAATTTGCATTTGGCCCACATCACTACAAACATGGAACATTCTAATATCAGACCAGTGCACTGGTTACATTGACAGAGCAGCAAACAGAGTTATTGATCCTTACCAACATAAACACCAATGTGATAGAAAGAAAGCGCTTTGCTCCTATCAATGGAATCAAAGTAGTCAGCAATCAAAGCTATAGCAGCAGGGTTGCAGATAGCCTGTGGAGATATGAATTATgatatgaaagaaatatttaggTTCAAAAATCAAAGTTGTAGAAGCAGGGTTGGAGACAGCCTGTGGAGATATGAATTATGAtgtgaaagaaatatttagatTCAAAAATCAAAGTTGTAGAAGCAGGGTTGGAGACAGCCTGTGGAGATATGAATTATgatatgaaagaaatatttaggTTCAAAAATCAAAGTTGTAGAAGCAGGGTTGGAGACAGCCTGTGGAGATATGAATTATGAtgtgaaagaaatatttagatTCAAAAATCAAAAGTTGTAGAAACAGTGTTGAAGACAGCCTGTGGAGATATGAATTATgatatgaaagaaatatttaggTTCAATATCAAAGTTGTAGGGATTTCACTACCAAAATACATGACAATGTTATACTTCAACATTATGTTTAAGTtttatattgtaaaaaaaatactgtaaaactttgaaacaaattcTACAGTTTGTAGAGAGGTTTGTAGTGTTCAGACTTACTGTTCCGACACCGAGACCAATCCTGGCAAGAAGGAGCATCAGATAGGTGGTAGATAAAGTAGTGAGAAGCACCATCAAGCCCGT
Proteins encoded:
- the LOC139979181 gene encoding MFS-type efflux pump MSMEG_3705-like; this translates as MDNPYLEQSVDETQSLFPKSRRSDYRRSVICLLVLFLAFVLTQADQQALAVLIPSGLRCYSHLNDSCEVANLVTTTQTATSISSSQHFYGSSENVIREDSRRAENRSPLSFSEQYRQELKFVSGTGVTENYANEGLCKPGNCINFSDTQQGILTGPAFTLVYSIASIPFARLADATSRVRVFLLGLLLTGLMVLLTTLSTTYLMLLLARIGLGVGTAICNPAAIALIADYFDSIDRSKALSFYHIGVYVGGAAGYALSAITTEFCWRWAFGSLAITSAVCILLALFTLHEPQRATISPLFGKTYTLKETLFRLKTCKPFLVLCIAAGIRAIGGYALGAWLATYYARVLMLPSRQFGFILAIIVFLGGGMSSLVAGYLADKCSEDHRPAKAYIITITQLLAIPFTVAALLVHDPRVSYSMLFLAYLAAETWLGVASAIVQDLFSPSIRTQATAIYITVYTIIGGCIGPILVPVIMNASPEWSYCDRGVGQSLSIVVTFSYIVSAVFFAILGYLMKNEEPPSDEAIVMSYETSDMEQDISTEASYHA